The DNA window attacatcccaggctgatcctggttcagcgcaaaaacctgaccttgggcacgaggtcgaagattcgaactacccactgcctgaccctgtctcctctgctgaacagtcgtctgggatccagaaccagatcctgctccacctcgcagctgaggacaattcttcttgagatgacccatctctccgcactgaaaacaagctcctgctgctaatcggcattgctccgatggatggttcttcccacaatacgcacaagaatccttcttctcaccaaagcgaacaacaccgctagaccttgatccagatccagaagaagaagaaccagattttttgaaagactgaggtcgagggctcaaaacactcggaggtctagaagaaagaatagccctaccacgctggagactgatctctgcttgacgacaccggttcaccaacccatcgtacgaagtaggattattacagacagtgactcgatcaaagatctcctggttaaggccctgaaggaaatgatcgtacttggcttcagaactgccactgatatgaggagcgaagggtaacaactcaaagaatttctgctgatactcatcaacagacatactcccctgcttaaggttcaggagctcaatcgtcttggcctggcgaagggctggaggaaagtacagctgcatgaacgctgcacggaaatcggcccaagtcgctctaccctgcgactgaactatcggcacagaagtcgatcgccaccacctgcgagcacggccctcgagaagaaaactaagggtctccatcgtctgctcatcggtgcactggaatgcacggaaacaactctccatgcgctctaaccaatcctctgcatcatcgggagtctcaccgccaactaaaggcttaggccccatctgcatgaaacgatgcatatcgaaacgcctaggaccatcccgacgatgacgatgctcacgataacgtctatgatcgtcctggtcaccccatcgacctacactcccctgactactcccgtcatcaaaatggtcagccatcgctacaacatagaatggggaactagtaaattggtcaacggaaatcccaaaacagaaatctatatcccaaaatcatacgcatgctctgataccataaatgtagtgacccgttccagaatcacctactaggcaagaactaagcatgcaattaacctaattaacaataatcagagataacagcggaaaatagtcaacaaaataatggttatacaacccaatcgaagtctagaataactcaaaataaaatatccaatacaaccatatcgaatcaaaacaataccgataaactaaaccaaccagctactcaacgtcctcctcctgctcctcctgagctgtccaacctgaggcctgccccgtgggaatggggtgtccaagaataaacaaaaccgaggacgtgagcgataagaacgcccagtacaaaagtatgagtatacagacctatatgaaatgcacatgctatgatcatgataccggggtagtcaagaaacaggagtcacaaaaggatctcaacaatgctcagtctagaggcgccaagtggatagtgccgcgcggtacacctctgggtcactgcatccactacaagacagacgtggacctaaaatgtcccggaccaccgaagccctcccgacccgtcggccactgtgtactctcggtgtccatgcgtccacaagacagggctgagcggccccaagatatagcttatctcgaaagagatacagctcaacagtaaaggctatctcgaaggagatacggctcaacatgaaatgcaacgtgcagtaataaccgtgacataataacatgcatcatatgacatataacaatgcagcaaataatcatgcaacacatatatgaatgtatactcaaccaggatatctcggatagtactttcgtacctctatcacagcaagcctatccttacgcaacaccgctaatcaggtctagaacaagcctacgcatcaaaagcatacccaatgaacaatactaccatgctcaactagcaaaaccagtactccctagtactaccaaaggtttagggtttaccttcgtccgtcgacagccctttgatgtcgattgcctcgtaactcaggcgccgctacgctactactcctggcagctcttggctatcgctcgaccaacaactaaccctagaaaccttccaaactctccaaaatgagagaaaactcaagaaattggcaagtcaaaatgagaaatccgagcactatttataggccatgttcggatcctccgaacaacacttcggaacgtccgaacgctacgtgtccattggctcttgacagctcatgatcggatcctccgatcatacacttcggaccgtccgaacatgcacgtgtccagctgctcttgacacctcatgatcggatccaccgaacccacttcggaccttccgaactcttcggtgcttccgaaccatcttcggtccgtccgatcatgactcggtcaaaattacacattaaaccttcttaatcaccattactccgttaattacccaatttggaattcgggctactacaggaccaaaaagaaaaagaaaaaatctaTCAATTTTTGTTAAATAATGGAATCTTTATTTACAAATGTTGTAAACCCATGAATTCTTTGTGATATTATGTGGATTTGGTCATTTGTGGGTTTTTTTACTGCTCGATTCATAGGTCATTTTCCCTGTTTTCTGGGGCACACAATGTCGCAATGCATGTGCTTGTCAGCTGTGCTTGCTATCATTGTTTAGCTGACTCTCTTTGTGTTATGTTTTACTTTTCTTGAATCTCAAACATTTTAGGAATTTGTGACCATGAATTTGTCAGATTTATAATATCTTCATATATGCCtgcatatgtttttttattggtAGACAAAGCCCACTATTCATTCGTCGATTAATAAATTTATGAGAATTGAAAAAGAAGACACTTTGAGGATTTTGATTTCTGAGTTCTGTTACTTTATATCTTTTTGAAAAGCCCTTTTACTGAATCGGGTGATGGGTTATTTAACACACTCAGTTTCATGTGTAATATGGCTTTTTGGGTTGTTATTTTTGGTGGGAAAATGTTTCTGTCTTTTAAATATTGAACAAGAAAATGATAGGATTAAACAGTTACCTGGAGAGCCTTCAAATGTTGGATTCAATCAGTATTCTGGTTATGTAACTGTAAATCAACAGGCAGGGAGAGCACTATTTTATTGGTTGACCGAGGTGCCTACAGATAGAGACCCTGATTCGAGGCCATTGGTTTTGTGGCTTAATGGAGGGCCTGGGTGTTCTTCTATAGGTTATGGAGCTTCCGAAGAAATCGGGCCTTTTCGGATCAATTCTGATGGAAAAACCCTTTATCTCAATCCTTATTCTTGGAATTATTGTATGTAGGATCTAGAtgtgaaattttgaattattttggTGTGAATGTGATTCTGATTTCCTCGATTGTTTTAATTTGCTTTGGCAGTGGCAAATTTGCTTTTCTTAGAGTCTCCTGCTGGTGTTGGTTTTTCGTATTCAAATACTTCCTCGGAtttgtatgatgcaggtgataatAGGACAGGTAATATCTCAGGAATCTGGAATTTTGATTCTTAAGAATGCTGTTCTTACCTGGCAATggaaatatgtttttttttctaCTGTGCTGTGATACGTGAAATACATGTAAGTGCAATTGCAGCTTAAAGGATGTTTGAGATTGTACCAAGAACTATCGCTGACAGTAAAGTAACGATGTAATTCTCATCTTTTATACCACGTAACTGCCAAAATCAAAGGTCATTTAGGCATCTATAATTGTTGCTTCCTAACAATCATTCTTCTGACAACGGCACCAATTTGCAACTCATGGGAATTGAGTATGAGATAATGGCTATGATGCTAGTTGTGGGACAtgttgttttttgttttatcaAATGTTATTGCTGATTGTATTTGTAcaattcaatttttatttttagtatcaCATCTCAAGCGCCATGTTAAACCGAGCACCACATACATAGCCAAACAGGGTAGCAGTTTGCTCCCCAACATTGATATAAAACTTGCGGTCCCAAGTAAATGCGAGTGATCCTGTGCATGATTTAACGGTGCAAAATGAATCTGGTGTATGTATAAATAAAACTGTGCGTCACGGAAAGAATCATGATTTCTTTAACATGTGCTTTGTTTTGCATTCTTGATTTTTGATTGTCTTGGATATTGGTGTAATGAATTTGTAGCGGAAGATGCATATGTTTTCCTGCTCAACTGGTTTGAAAGATTTCCTCAGTACAAGTGCAGAGAGTTTTACATTGCTGGAGAAAGCTATGCAGGTTTGAACTGTGCTGTCTTTTCGAATACACAAGTCAATGATATGAAACAGTTAGTCGGTGAATAGCAGATACATTAATCCTGGCCTTTCCACTCTTCTTTTCAGGGCATTATGTTCCGCAATTATCTCAAATCGTGTATGAAAGAAACAAGGGAATTCAAAATCCGGTGATCAATTTCAAGGGATTCCTGGTATTAGATTTTATAGTTTACACAATATTCAGATTAAATTATAGTCACAACAGTTCAATATTAAAAGCTTTGGCATATTCTTTATGTTTGAAACGTCACTAATTAGGTGGGAAATGCTGTCACTGATGATTACCATGACTATATCGGCACATTTGAGTATTGGTGGACTCATGGTTTAATTTCAGATTCAACTTACAAAATGCTACGCATAACATGTGACTTAGGATCCGCGACTCATCCTTCGACAGTGTGCCTTAAATATCTTGATATCTCGGATAAAGAGATGGGGAATATTGACCCGTACAGTATTTACACTCTCCCTTGCAATGGAACTTCTTCATTTAATCGCCGAAGGAGCCACTATGTAAGTAATTGTATTCTAGAAAACTTTTTAAATTGCATAAATTTACATGTGATGCACATGTGAAGATGCGTATCAAACATATAGTGAAGGCCATATGTTCCTTGTCATAACAAGCCTTTTCTTGATTCTCTTGGTCAACTACTGAAACCGAACAAAATTTGTCAATGAATTTTGAgtagttttaaaaatatatcgAATTGATTACACCATGAAGAGCAACATTTACGTGGTTCGGCCATGACAGCATGCTTGCACGACATATGCAAAATGGCTAAAACTTTATCATATCTTATTATATAGATTACAATCATCGTCTTTTTATATTAGGTTAAATGTATTgggataaa is part of the Primulina eburnea isolate SZY01 chromosome 1, ASM2296580v1, whole genome shotgun sequence genome and encodes:
- the LOC140823359 gene encoding serine carboxypeptidase-like 26, coding for MGYLTHSVSCVIWLFGLLFLVGKCFCLLNIEQENDRIKQLPGEPSNVGFNQYSGYVTVNQQAGRALFYWLTEVPTDRDPDSRPLVLWLNGGPGCSSIGYGASEEIGPFRINSDGKTLYLNPYSWNYLANLLFLESPAGVGFSYSNTSSDLYDAGDNRTAEDAYVFLLNWFERFPQYKCREFYIAGESYAGHYVPQLSQIVYERNKGIQNPVINFKGFLVGNAVTDDYHDYIGTFEYWWTHGLISDSTYKMLRITCDLGSATHPSTVCLKYLDISDKEMGNIDPYSIYTLPCNGTSSFNRRRSHYPWMWRGYDPCTEKYAKVYFNIPDVQKAFHANVTGVAYPWKACSDIVGNYWADSPLSMLPIYQELIAAGLRIWVFSGDTDSVVPVTATRNSIVALKLPTVRSWYPWHDKGKVGGWSQVYQGLTLVTVTGAGHEVPLHRPRQAFILFKSFLENKPMPT